Proteins from a single region of Helicobacter pylori:
- a CDS encoding uracil-DNA glycosylase family protein has translation MERLLGETYTNTNLNKPQNKPLNKQVYESIENCNLCKRHQNSKPVIGLFNPTSKLTFITLTPMLDSQLNFLNNLKATMLESIIQKVFNFPLKDCSILSLLKCDSNSLNLEEEINACLFHLTWQLDNSISKVIVVFGEILPKRLLNLSKEESFGRIVSLKTKHFLSTHALEDMLKNPTLKKEALAHFKIALQFLNQS, from the coding sequence ATGGAGCGTCTTTTGGGCGAAACTTACACGAATACCAACCTTAATAAGCCCCAAAATAAGCCTCTTAACAAACAAGTTTATGAGAGCATAGAAAATTGCAATCTGTGCAAACGCCATCAAAATTCAAAACCGGTGATCGGGCTTTTTAATCCCACTTCCAAGCTCACTTTCATCACGCTAACCCCCATGCTGGATAGCCAATTGAATTTCTTAAACAATTTAAAAGCGACCATGTTAGAGAGCATTATCCAAAAAGTTTTTAACTTCCCCTTAAAAGATTGCAGTATTTTATCGCTCCTTAAATGCGACTCTAACAGCCTTAATTTAGAAGAAGAAATCAACGCATGTCTATTCCATTTAACCTGGCAATTAGACAACAGCATTTCAAAAGTCATTGTGGTATTTGGCGAGATTTTGCCCAAACGCCTTTTAAACCTTTCTAAAGAAGAATCCTTTGGGCGTATCGTGTCTTTAAAAACAAAACATTTTTTAAGCACCCATGCTTTAGAGGACATGCTCAAAAACCCCACGCTCAAAAAAGAAGCGTTAGCGCATTTTAAAATAGCGCTCCAATTTCTTAACCAATCTTAA
- the aspA gene encoding aspartate ammonia-lyase gives MRIEHDFIGQMEISDEVYYGIQTLRASENFFITNDKLCSYPVFIKSFAQVKKAAALANAQLGLIDEKLKIAICHACDLLVDGKYHDQFIVDMIQGGAGTSTNMNMNEVIANLALEYMGHQKGEYQFCHPNDHVNRSQSTNDAYPSALKIAIYERLSNLVAPMKALRDAFAQKAKEFAHVIKMGRTQLQDAVPMTLGQEFETYALMVDRDIEQVLDARNWVRELNLGGTAIGTGINSHPDYRSLIEKKIQEVTGRPFVMANNLIEATQSTGAYVQVSGVLKRIAVKLSKVCNDLRLLSSGPRAGLNEINLPKMQPGSSIMPGKVNPVIPEVVNQVCFAVIGNDLSVALAAEGGQLQLNVFEPVIAYKLFHSFVILGRAIETLTTKCVEGITANEKICHDYVFNSIGIVTALNPHIGYEKSAMIAKEALKSDRSIYDIALEKKILTKEQLDDIFKPENMLSPHAFKKHKD, from the coding sequence ATGCGTATTGAGCATGATTTCATTGGGCAAATGGAAATTAGCGATGAAGTTTATTATGGGATCCAGACTTTAAGAGCGAGTGAAAATTTTTTCATCACCAACGACAAGCTTTGCAGTTATCCTGTTTTTATCAAATCTTTTGCTCAAGTCAAAAAAGCGGCTGCTTTAGCGAACGCGCAATTAGGCTTGATTGATGAAAAGCTTAAAATTGCGATTTGCCACGCGTGCGATTTGTTGGTTGATGGCAAATACCATGATCAATTCATTGTGGATATGATTCAAGGGGGGGCTGGCACAAGCACGAACATGAACATGAATGAAGTGATTGCTAATTTGGCTTTAGAATACATGGGGCATCAAAAGGGTGAGTATCAATTTTGCCACCCAAACGACCATGTCAACCGCTCTCAATCCACCAATGACGCTTATCCTAGCGCGTTAAAAATTGCGATTTATGAGCGTTTGAGTAATTTAGTCGCTCCCATGAAGGCTTTAAGGGACGCTTTCGCTCAAAAAGCTAAGGAATTCGCTCATGTGATTAAAATGGGGCGCACCCAGCTTCAAGACGCTGTGCCTATGACTTTAGGTCAAGAGTTTGAAACTTACGCTTTGATGGTTGATAGGGATATTGAGCAGGTTTTAGACGCTAGGAATTGGGTAAGAGAGCTTAATTTAGGCGGCACGGCTATTGGCACAGGGATCAATTCGCACCCGGATTATCGCAGTTTGATTGAAAAGAAAATCCAAGAAGTAACGGGCCGCCCCTTTGTCATGGCTAATAATTTGATAGAAGCCACTCAAAGCACGGGGGCGTATGTGCAAGTGAGTGGGGTGTTAAAGCGTATTGCGGTCAAACTCTCTAAAGTCTGTAACGATCTAAGGTTGCTTAGCTCAGGCCCTAGAGCCGGGCTGAATGAAATCAATTTGCCTAAAATGCAGCCGGGTAGCTCTATTATGCCCGGTAAAGTCAATCCGGTGATCCCTGAAGTGGTCAATCAGGTGTGCTTTGCGGTGATTGGGAATGATTTGAGCGTAGCGTTAGCCGCAGAAGGAGGGCAATTGCAACTCAATGTGTTTGAGCCGGTTATCGCTTATAAGCTTTTCCATTCCTTTGTGATTTTAGGGCGTGCAATTGAAACCTTAACGACTAAATGCGTGGAAGGCATCACGGCTAATGAAAAGATTTGCCACGATTATGTCTTTAACAGCATTGGCATTGTTACCGCGCTAAACCCTCATATCGGCTATGAAAAATCCGCTATGATCGCTAAAGAAGCTTTAAAAAGCGATCGCTCTATCTATGACATCGCTTTAGAAAAGAAAATCTTAACTAAAGAACAACTGGACGATATTTTCAAGCCAGAAAACATGCTAAGCCCTCACGCTTTCAAAAAGCATAAAGACTGA
- the murA gene encoding UDP-N-acetylglucosamine 1-carboxyvinyltransferase — protein MDFLEIVGQVTLKGGVEISGAKNSALPILAAALLSRQEVKIKSLPQVVDIKAMALLLQNLGANLEWLDPSTLQISAKSLRHTEATYDLVRKMRASILVLGPLLARFKECLVSLPGGCAIGARPVDLHLKAMQQLGAEIKIEQGYIHAKAPKGLKGNDILFDKISVTGTENALMAASLAKGITRIINAAKEPEIAQLCAFLQSGGVEIEGVGSSELKIRGVESDALNLKDIQIIPDRIEAGTYLCVGAITNSQLKINRIIPNHLQAITDKLIEIGFSLNIQENSIEIYPAKKRQAFEITTKEYPGFPTDMQAQFMALATQCLGTSVIEETLFENRFMHASELQRLGANISLKTNVATISGSTELTGSDVMATDLRASSALILAALVAKGVSRVHRIYHLDRGYERLEDKINALGAKVLRLKEK, from the coding sequence TTGGATTTTTTAGAGATTGTAGGACAAGTCACTTTAAAAGGGGGGGTAGAAATTTCAGGGGCGAAAAATTCCGCGCTCCCCATTTTAGCCGCCGCGCTTTTAAGCCGCCAAGAAGTCAAAATCAAATCCTTGCCCCAAGTGGTGGATATAAAGGCGATGGCGTTATTGTTGCAAAATTTAGGCGCTAACTTAGAATGGCTTGATCCTAGCACGCTCCAAATCAGCGCTAAATCTTTGCGCCACACCGAAGCCACTTACGATTTGGTGCGTAAAATGCGCGCTTCCATTTTGGTTTTAGGCCCTTTATTAGCGCGTTTTAAAGAATGCTTAGTGAGTTTGCCCGGTGGGTGCGCTATAGGAGCAAGGCCTGTGGATTTGCACCTAAAAGCGATGCAACAATTAGGGGCTGAAATCAAAATTGAGCAAGGCTATATCCACGCAAAAGCCCCTAAAGGCTTGAAAGGGAATGATATTTTATTTGATAAAATCAGCGTTACAGGCACAGAAAACGCCCTCATGGCAGCAAGCCTTGCTAAAGGGATCACGCGCATCATTAACGCCGCTAAAGAGCCAGAAATCGCTCAATTGTGCGCGTTTTTACAGAGTGGAGGGGTAGAAATTGAGGGCGTTGGCAGCAGCGAGTTAAAGATTAGGGGGGTAGAAAGCGACGCTTTAAATTTAAAAGACATTCAAATCATACCCGATAGGATTGAAGCAGGCACTTATTTGTGCGTGGGGGCTATCACTAACAGCCAGCTTAAAATCAATCGTATCATCCCTAACCATCTTCAAGCGATCACCGATAAGCTTATAGAAATTGGTTTTTCGCTAAACATTCAAGAAAATTCTATAGAAATTTATCCGGCCAAAAAACGCCAAGCCTTTGAAATCACCACGAAAGAATACCCAGGCTTTCCCACAGACATGCAAGCGCAATTCATGGCGTTAGCCACGCAGTGTTTGGGGACGAGCGTGATTGAAGAAACGCTTTTTGAAAACCGCTTCATGCATGCAAGCGAATTGCAACGCTTAGGGGCTAATATCAGCCTAAAAACGAATGTGGCTACCATTAGCGGATCCACAGAGCTTACCGGGAGCGATGTGATGGCGACTGATTTAAGGGCTTCTTCGGCTCTCATTTTAGCCGCATTAGTGGCTAAGGGTGTGAGTAGGGTGCATAGGATTTACCACTTGGATAGGGGTTATGAGAGATTAGAGGATAAAATCAACGCTTTAGGGGCAAAAGTGTTGCGTTTAAAAGAAAAATAA
- the galU gene encoding UTP--glucose-1-phosphate uridylyltransferase GalU yields MIKKCLFPAAGYGTRFLPITKTIPKEMLPIVDKPLIQYAVEEAMEAGCEVMAIVTGRNKRSLEDYFDTSYEIEHQIQGTNKENALKSIRNIIEKCCFSYVRQKQMKGLGHAILTGEALIGNEPFAVILADDLCISHDYPSVLKQMISLYQKYQCSIVAIEEVALEEVSKYGVIRGEWLEEGVYEIKDMVEKPSQEDAPSNLAVIGRYILTPDIFEILSETKPGKNNEIQITDALLIQAKRKRIIAYQFKGKRYDCGSVEGYIEASNAYYKKRL; encoded by the coding sequence ATGATTAAAAAATGCCTTTTTCCTGCCGCTGGCTACGGCACGCGCTTTTTGCCGATCACTAAAACCATTCCTAAAGAAATGCTGCCCATTGTGGATAAACCTTTAATCCAATACGCTGTAGAGGAAGCGATGGAAGCAGGCTGTGAAGTGATGGCGATTGTTACAGGCAGAAACAAGCGCAGTTTAGAAGATTATTTTGACACGAGCTATGAAATAGAGCATCAAATCCAAGGCACTAACAAAGAAAACGCCCTAAAAAGCATTCGTAACATTATAGAAAAATGCTGTTTTTCCTATGTGCGCCAAAAACAAATGAAAGGCTTAGGGCATGCGATTTTAACCGGAGAAGCCCTCATAGGCAATGAGCCTTTTGCGGTGATTTTAGCCGATGACTTATGCATAAGCCATGATTATCCAAGCGTGCTAAAGCAAATGATTTCATTGTATCAAAAATACCAATGCTCCATTGTGGCCATTGAAGAGGTGGCGCTAGAAGAAGTTTCAAAATACGGCGTGATTAGGGGCGAATGGTTAGAAGAGGGGGTGTATGAGATTAAAGACATGGTGGAAAAACCAAGCCAAGAAGACGCCCCAAGCAATCTAGCCGTGATAGGGCGCTACATTCTAACCCCGGATATTTTTGAAATTTTAAGCGAGACGAAACCGGGTAAAAACAATGAAATCCAAATCACAGACGCCTTACTCATTCAAGCCAAAAGAAAACGAATCATCGCCTACCAATTCAAAGGCAAACGATACGATTGCGGGAGTGTGGAAGGCTATATTGAAGCGAGTAACGCTTATTATAAAAAACGCTTATAA
- a CDS encoding lytic transglycosylase domain-containing protein — MRFFILFFMGVLGVGFSQTELSLKDLERKPAGIVRDYYLWRYISDKKTTLENAKKAYELTQNKNNALQKAMQEKDSDNAEKSPDVKLPEDIYCKQITLESMLETTDTFQNSCIAIALKSKIKDFDKIPLQTLKPLQIKIKEAYPVLYEELEILQSKNVSASLFKANVQVFSALFNHLSYEKKLQIFEKHIPIKELNRLLDEDYPAFNRLIYQVILDPKLDHFKDALTKTNATHSNAQTFFILGINEILRKKPSKALKYFERSEAVVKDDDFSKDRAVFWQYLVSKKKKTLERLSQSPALNLYSLYASRKLQTTPSYRIISHIQNLSQEDPPFNTCDPFSWQIFKEKTLSLKGEDAFNAMLKSLYYEKSAPELTYLLSQRNKDKIYYYLSPYEGIIEWQNIDEKAMAYAIARQESFLLPAVISRSFALGLMQIMPFNVGPFAKSLGMDNVDLNDMFNPNIALKFGNYYLNHLKKEFNHPLFVAYAYNAGPGFLRRWLESSKRFKEKNHFEPWLSMELMPYSETRLYGFRVMLNYLIYQEIFGNFIPVDAFLEQTLNSKDKP, encoded by the coding sequence ATGCGTTTTTTTATTTTATTTTTTATGGGTGTGCTTGGCGTTGGTTTTTCTCAAACCGAGTTGAGTTTAAAAGATTTAGAAAGAAAGCCCGCCGGGATTGTTAGGGATTATTATTTATGGCGCTATATTAGCGATAAAAAAACCACTTTAGAAAACGCTAAAAAAGCCTATGAATTGACTCAAAATAAAAATAACGCCCTACAAAAGGCCATGCAAGAAAAAGACTCAGACAATGCAGAAAAAAGCCCTGATGTTAAATTGCCTGAAGATATTTATTGCAAGCAAATTACCCTAGAAAGCATGTTAGAAACAACAGACACTTTCCAAAATAGCTGTATCGCTATCGCTTTAAAATCAAAAATCAAAGATTTTGATAAAATCCCCCTTCAAACCCTTAAGCCCTTACAAATTAAAATCAAAGAGGCTTACCCCGTTCTTTATGAAGAATTAGAAATTTTGCAAAGTAAGAATGTGAGCGCTTCTTTATTTAAGGCTAATGTGCAAGTGTTTAGTGCACTTTTCAACCATTTGAGTTATGAAAAAAAGCTCCAAATTTTTGAAAAACATATCCCTATTAAAGAGTTAAACCGCCTTTTAGATGAAGATTACCCGGCGTTTAACCGCTTGATCTATCAGGTTATTTTAGATCCTAAATTGGATCATTTTAAAGACGCTCTCACTAAAACTAACGCTACCCACAGCAACGCGCAAACCTTTTTTATCCTAGGGATTAATGAAATCTTGCGTAAAAAACCCTCTAAAGCGCTCAAGTATTTTGAACGCTCAGAAGCGGTGGTTAAAGACGATGATTTTTCAAAAGACAGAGCGGTTTTTTGGCAGTATCTAGTCTCTAAAAAGAAAAAAACTTTGGAACGCCTTTCACAAAGCCCTGCCTTAAACCTTTATAGTCTTTATGCGAGTCGCAAGCTCCAAACCACGCCCAGTTATCGCATCATTTCTCACATCCAAAATTTAAGCCAAGAAGACCCTCCTTTTAACACTTGTGACCCTTTTTCGTGGCAAATTTTTAAGGAAAAAACCTTGAGTTTGAAAGGCGAAGACGCGTTTAATGCGATGCTAAAAAGCTTGTATTATGAAAAAAGCGCCCCTGAATTGACCTATCTTTTAAGCCAACGCAATAAAGACAAGATTTATTATTATTTATCCCCTTATGAAGGCATTATTGAATGGCAAAATATTGATGAAAAGGCTATGGCGTATGCGATCGCTAGGCAAGAAAGTTTCTTGCTTCCGGCAGTCATTTCACGCTCCTTCGCTCTGGGGCTTATGCAAATCATGCCCTTTAATGTAGGGCCTTTCGCTAAAAGTCTTGGCATGGATAATGTTGATCTAAACGACATGTTTAACCCCAATATCGCTCTCAAATTTGGTAATTATTACTTGAACCATCTAAAAAAAGAATTCAACCACCCCCTTTTTGTCGCCTACGCTTATAACGCTGGGCCTGGGTTTTTAAGGAGGTGGCTAGAAAGCTCCAAACGATTTAAAGAAAAAAATCATTTTGAGCCATGGCTTAGCATGGAGCTTATGCCTTATAGCGAAACCCGTTTGTATGGCTTTAGGGTCATGCTCAATTACTTGATTTATCAAGAAATTTTTGGGAATTTCATCCCTGTTGATGCATTTTTAGAACAAACTCTTAACTCAAAGGACAAACCATGA
- a CDS encoding YggT family protein → MIFSTLINAVAVILGSLITIYMWVVIIYSLISFVQPNPNNPIMQILARLCEPVFYFLRSKFKLVFNGLDFAPLVVVIVLKFLDLTLIQWLFMLAKSL, encoded by the coding sequence ATGATATTTTCCACTCTTATTAATGCGGTAGCGGTGATTTTAGGCTCGCTTATTACGATTTATATGTGGGTGGTCATCATTTATTCACTCATTAGCTTTGTGCAACCTAACCCCAATAACCCCATCATGCAAATCCTCGCTCGCTTGTGTGAGCCGGTGTTTTATTTTTTACGCTCTAAATTCAAGCTGGTGTTTAACGGGTTGGATTTCGCTCCTTTAGTGGTGGTCATCGTTTTGAAATTTTTAGATTTAACCCTCATCCAATGGCTTTTTATGCTCGCCAAAAGCCTTTAA
- the gltX gene encoding glutamate--tRNA ligase has translation MLRFAPSPTGDMHIGNLRAAIFNYIVAKQQHKPFLIRIEDTDKERNIEGKDQEILEILKLMGISWDKLVYQSHNIDYHREMAGKLLKENKAFYCYASTEFLEREKEKAKNEKRPFRYLDEWAALEKDKRHAPVVRLKAPNHAVSFNDTIKKEVKFEPDELDSFVLLRQDKSPTYNFACACDDLLYEISLIIRGEDHVSNTPKQILIQQALGSNDPIVYAHLPIILDETSGKKMSKRDEASSVKWLLNQGFLPEAIVNYLITIGNKVPKEVFSLDEAIEWFDLENLSSSPAHFNLKYLKHLNHEHLKLLDDDKLLELTLIKDKNLLGLLRLFIEECGTLLELREKISLFLEPKDVVKTYENEDFKERCLALFNALKSMDFQAYKDFESFKKEAMRLSQLKGKDFFKPLRILLTGNSHGVELPLIFPYIQSHYQEVLRLKA, from the coding sequence ATGCTTCGTTTTGCACCTTCGCCTACAGGAGATATGCATATAGGGAATTTAAGGGCAGCCATTTTTAACTACATTGTGGCCAAACAGCAACACAAACCCTTTCTCATCCGCATTGAAGACACGGACAAAGAGCGCAACATTGAAGGCAAAGACCAAGAAATTTTAGAGATCTTAAAGCTTATGGGGATAAGCTGGGACAAGCTCGTGTATCAAAGCCATAACATAGATTATCACAGAGAAATGGCAGGAAAATTACTGAAAGAAAATAAAGCGTTTTATTGTTATGCGAGCACGGAGTTTTTAGAAAGAGAAAAAGAAAAAGCCAAAAATGAAAAACGCCCTTTCAGGTATTTAGACGAGTGGGCGGCTTTAGAAAAAGACAAGCGTCATGCCCCTGTGGTGCGTTTAAAAGCCCCAAATCATGCGGTGTCTTTCAATGATACGATTAAAAAAGAAGTGAAATTTGAACCTGATGAATTGGATTCTTTTGTGCTTTTAAGACAGGATAAAAGCCCTACTTATAATTTCGCTTGCGCATGCGATGATTTGCTCTATGAAATCAGTCTGATTATTAGAGGCGAAGATCATGTGAGTAACACCCCTAAACAAATTTTAATCCAGCAAGCTTTAGGCTCAAACGATCCGATTGTTTATGCGCATTTGCCCATTATTTTAGACGAAACAAGCGGTAAAAAAATGAGTAAAAGAGATGAAGCCTCCAGCGTGAAATGGCTTTTGAATCAAGGGTTTTTACCGGAGGCTATTGTGAATTATCTCATCACTATCGGTAATAAAGTGCCTAAGGAAGTTTTCAGCCTTGATGAAGCGATAGAATGGTTTGATTTAGAAAATCTTTCCAGCTCCCCGGCTCATTTTAATTTAAAATATTTAAAACACTTAAACCACGAGCATTTAAAGCTTTTAGACGATGACAAGTTATTAGAACTCACTTTGATAAAAGATAAAAACCTCTTAGGGCTTTTAAGATTGTTTATAGAAGAATGCGGCACGCTTTTAGAATTGAGAGAAAAAATTTCGTTGTTTTTAGAGCCAAAAGATGTTGTTAAAACTTACGAAAACGAAGATTTTAAAGAGCGTTGTTTAGCGCTTTTTAACGCTCTAAAAAGCATGGATTTTCAAGCGTATAAGGATTTTGAAAGTTTTAAAAAGGAAGCCATGCGATTAAGCCAGCTTAAGGGTAAGGATTTTTTCAAACCTTTACGCATCCTTTTAACCGGGAACTCGCATGGCGTTGAATTGCCTTTGATTTTCCCCTATATCCAAAGCCATTATCAAGAAGTTTTAAGGCTCAAAGCATGA
- the frxA gene encoding NAD(P)H-dependent flavin oxidoreductase FrxA, giving the protein MDREQVVALQHQRFATKKYDPNRRISQKDWEALVEVGRLALSAFGLEPWKMLLLKNERMKEDLKPMAWGALSSLEGASHFVIYLARKGVTYDSDYVKKVMHEVKKRDYDTDSRFAQMIKNFQESDMKLNSERSLFDWASKQTYIQMANMMMAAAMLGIDSCPIEGYDQEKVEAYLKKKGYLNTAEFGVSVMASFGYRNQEITPKTRWKTEVIYEVIE; this is encoded by the coding sequence ATGGACAGAGAACAAGTGGTTGCTTTACAGCACCAACGATTCGCTACGAAAAAATACGATCCCAATCGCCGTATTTCTCAAAAGGATTGGGAAGCGTTGGTTGAAGTGGGGAGGTTAGCCCTTTCTGCATTCGGGCTTGAACCATGGAAAATGCTTTTATTAAAGAATGAACGCATGAAAGAAGATTTAAAACCGATGGCCTGGGGGGCTCTTTCTAGCTTAGAGGGAGCGAGCCATTTTGTCATTTATCTTGCACGAAAAGGCGTTACTTATGACAGCGATTATGTTAAAAAAGTGATGCATGAGGTTAAAAAAAGGGATTATGACACTGATTCTAGGTTCGCTCAAATGATTAAAAATTTCCAAGAGAGCGACATGAAACTCAATAGCGAACGATCCTTGTTTGATTGGGCTAGCAAGCAGACTTATATCCAAATGGCGAACATGATGATGGCAGCGGCCATGTTAGGGATTGATTCTTGCCCAATTGAAGGGTATGATCAAGAAAAAGTGGAGGCTTATTTAAAGAAAAAAGGCTATCTAAACACGGCGGAATTTGGGGTATCGGTAATGGCTAGTTTTGGTTATCGCAATCAAGAAATCACCCCTAAAACCCGCTGGAAGACAGAAGTTATTTATGAAGTGATTGAATAA